A genomic stretch from Flavobacterium sp. KS-LB2 includes:
- a CDS encoding BatD family protein produces the protein MKRFIAVLVLMICNLLSAQVQFEARVSKATLGINERLRIDFMMNVDGDNFVQPSFEGFRIIAGPSQQVSQSWVNGRSSFEKIYSYFLVPNQKGTFTIKSAAIEYNGQIYKTAPIKINVTAATEQPRDPNDPQIDAEGKLYLVADVSKTNPYINEPITVVYKLYFNNIGITNSNEVNKPKYNDFWSQNIDIKQFVAEEGMFKGEKYRFIVLKKIVLYPQKSGKLVIEPLALDIDVQLPSNRRDMFGRMVVTEGTKRVSAGTKTINVKSLPEAGKPEDFSGAVGNFDFKVTPTKTDLKNGESLDLVVSVTGKGNLKLFSLPKPIAPNALEMYDAVHTEQVDTPLSGMAGKISDSYTIVPQYKGNYPIKPLKFTYFDLGSKTYKTLSSPEIMINVLDGPSPTDATVASSADGNKNKIEKVEQFKFIKLKSNLLTMNTKDFFGSNLFYGLFFFPFLMLPLIVLFKKKKEAIDGDVAGNRIRMNNRLAKKYLSEAKKQINNKELFYIALEKAMHNFLKAKLHIETSEMSKDNIQELLLSRNAKPEAVNDFIALTENCEVARYAPSSSVTIQQDFDKAVVIISDLEKQIA, from the coding sequence ATGAAAAGATTTATAGCAGTACTCGTTTTAATGATATGCAATTTACTTAGCGCCCAAGTGCAATTTGAGGCTAGAGTGAGTAAAGCTACATTAGGTATAAACGAGAGACTTCGTATCGATTTTATGATGAATGTAGATGGGGATAATTTTGTTCAACCATCTTTTGAAGGATTTAGAATTATTGCTGGACCAAGTCAGCAAGTAAGTCAGTCTTGGGTAAACGGAAGAAGTTCTTTCGAGAAAATATATTCCTATTTTCTGGTACCCAATCAAAAAGGGACGTTCACAATCAAGTCTGCGGCTATTGAATACAACGGGCAAATTTATAAAACGGCACCGATAAAAATAAATGTTACCGCTGCAACGGAACAGCCTAGAGATCCAAATGATCCTCAAATTGATGCGGAAGGAAAGCTCTATTTAGTAGCTGATGTTTCTAAAACAAATCCGTATATAAACGAGCCCATTACGGTGGTTTATAAATTGTATTTTAATAATATCGGAATCACAAATTCGAACGAAGTCAATAAGCCAAAATACAATGATTTCTGGAGTCAGAATATTGATATAAAACAGTTTGTTGCTGAAGAGGGCATGTTTAAAGGGGAGAAATACCGTTTTATAGTACTTAAAAAAATAGTTTTATATCCTCAAAAATCAGGAAAATTGGTCATTGAGCCTTTAGCATTGGATATTGATGTTCAATTACCGTCGAATCGTAGGGATATGTTTGGCCGAATGGTTGTCACCGAAGGAACCAAGAGAGTTTCTGCGGGAACCAAAACTATAAATGTTAAGTCGCTTCCCGAAGCAGGGAAACCAGAAGACTTCTCAGGCGCAGTTGGAAATTTTGATTTCAAAGTAACACCAACGAAAACCGATTTAAAAAACGGAGAAAGTCTGGACTTAGTAGTGAGTGTAACCGGAAAAGGGAATCTTAAATTATTCAGTTTGCCAAAACCGATAGCGCCAAATGCCCTAGAAATGTATGATGCGGTTCATACCGAACAAGTCGATACACCTCTTTCAGGAATGGCGGGAAAAATTTCAGATAGTTATACCATTGTTCCGCAATACAAAGGGAATTACCCGATAAAGCCATTAAAATTTACGTATTTTGATTTGGGTTCCAAAACGTACAAAACGCTAAGTTCTCCAGAGATAATGATTAATGTTCTTGATGGTCCTTCACCTACTGATGCAACCGTAGCTTCGAGTGCAGATGGAAATAAAAATAAAATAGAGAAAGTAGAGCAATTCAAATTTATAAAGTTGAAAAGTAATCTTTTGACAATGAATACCAAAGACTTTTTTGGGTCTAATTTATTTTACGGATTATTCTTTTTTCCTTTTCTAATGCTGCCTTTAATCGTTTTATTCAAAAAGAAAAAAGAAGCAATTGATGGTGATGTCGCAGGAAACAGAATTCGAATGAATAATAGATTAGCCAAAAAATATTTATCAGAAGCCAAGAAACAAATCAACAATAAAGAACTGTTTTATATTGCACTAGAGAAAGCAATGCATAATTTCTTGAAAGCGAAGTTACATATTGAGACTTCAGAGATGAGTAAGGATAATATTCAAGAATTGTTATTGTCAAGAAATGCAAAACCAGAAGCTGTAAATGACTTTATTGCGCTTACGGAAAACTGTGAAGTGGCACGATATGCACCATCATCAAGTGTTACGATACAACAAGATTTTGATAAAGCGGTAGTGATTATTTCAGATTTAGAAAAACAAATTGCTTAA
- a CDS encoding tetratricopeptide repeat protein produces MKNILYILLLTTQVFFAQSGFEKGNAYYQKGKYQEAVAAYESVLTESKHSSELYFNLGNAYYKLNKVAPSIYNYEKALVLNPNNNDAINNLKFAQKRTIDEIKVIPKVGFAKLIRDFTGIYHYNTWAWISVGLAMAFLLFFVGYYFSQVSLSKRIFFFGMFVLFFLILISVSSTIFEKSHFDTEKPAIVFAEMANVKSEPRNGGQPIFVLHEGTKVYVEEIIGKWKKVQLTDGTEGWIESSTIKEVK; encoded by the coding sequence ATGAAAAACATACTTTATATATTATTATTGACAACCCAAGTTTTCTTTGCCCAAAGTGGCTTTGAAAAAGGAAACGCGTATTATCAAAAAGGGAAGTATCAGGAGGCGGTTGCGGCTTATGAAAGTGTTTTGACAGAAAGCAAACATTCCTCAGAATTGTATTTTAATTTAGGAAATGCGTATTATAAATTGAATAAAGTAGCGCCTTCTATTTATAATTATGAAAAAGCATTGGTGTTAAATCCAAATAATAACGATGCCATTAACAACTTGAAATTCGCTCAAAAACGAACGATTGATGAAATTAAAGTAATCCCAAAAGTAGGTTTTGCAAAGTTGATTCGGGATTTTACGGGAATCTATCATTACAATACGTGGGCCTGGATTTCTGTTGGACTGGCAATGGCATTCCTTTTGTTTTTTGTTGGGTATTATTTTTCCCAAGTTTCACTTTCAAAAAGGATTTTCTTTTTTGGAATGTTTGTTCTTTTTTTTCTAATTCTAATCAGTGTTTCATCTACAATTTTTGAAAAAAGTCATTTTGATACTGAAAAGCCAGCGATTGTTTTTGCTGAAATGGCCAATGTAAAAAGCGAACCCAGAAATGGCGGTCAACCAATATTTGTGCTACACGAAGGAACAAAAGTGTATGTAGAGGAAATCATTGGAAAATGGAAAAAAGTACAACTAACGGATGGAACCGAAGGCTGGATTGAGAGCAGCACGATTAAGGAAGTGAAATAA
- a CDS encoding CvpA family protein — protein MGFLDIILGVLLAFALYKGIRNGLFVELASLVSLILGIYVAVKFSSFMKDFIGSFVKWNPNTIQVIAFVLTFILVVIGISLLGKFLTGVADFAFLGWLNKLGGGFFRVLKTILIIGIVFKVFEKINYHNFLAKKETLDNSLFYNPIQKTAGFMYPSIENWYDDLKKK, from the coding sequence ATGGGATTTTTGGATATTATTTTGGGTGTATTACTTGCTTTTGCTTTGTATAAAGGCATTAGAAATGGTCTTTTTGTAGAATTAGCCTCTTTAGTTTCACTAATCCTTGGGATTTATGTAGCAGTTAAATTTTCTTCTTTTATGAAAGATTTTATCGGTAGTTTCGTGAAATGGAATCCCAATACCATTCAAGTAATTGCTTTTGTACTCACATTTATCCTGGTAGTAATTGGAATATCACTTTTGGGAAAATTCCTCACTGGAGTAGCTGATTTTGCCTTTTTAGGGTGGCTAAATAAGTTAGGTGGTGGTTTCTTTAGGGTGTTAAAAACAATTTTGATAATCGGAATTGTTTTCAAGGTTTTCGAAAAAATAAACTACCATAATTTTTTAGCCAAAAAAGAAACTTTAGACAATTCTCTTTTTTATAATCCAATTCAAAAAACAGCAGGATTCATGTATCCTTCAATAGAAAATTGGTATGATGATTTGAAGAAAAAGTAA
- the pheS gene encoding phenylalanine--tRNA ligase subunit alpha — translation MIDKIKEYIGEAQAFSTQNAAELETFRIKFLGSKGLLKELFAEFKNVPNEQKKEFGQVINLLKTSAEDKVKTIQEALESKDEVKGFYGDLTRSAEPITIGSRHPISLVKNQIIDIFSNIGFNVSEGPEIEDDWHNFTALNLPEYHPARDMQDTFFIQTNPDILLRTHTSSVQVRYMENNKPPIRTISPGRVFRNEAVSSRSHCIFHQVEGLYIDKDVSFADLKQTLLYFTKEMFGKSKIRLRPSYFPFTEPSAEVDIYWGLKTETDYRITKGTGWLEIMGCGMVDPNVLKNCGINPDEYNGFAFGMGIERIAMLLYQIGDIRMFYENDIRFLEQFKSSI, via the coding sequence ATGATAGATAAGATAAAAGAATATATTGGCGAAGCACAAGCTTTTTCAACGCAAAACGCAGCAGAATTAGAGACATTCCGAATTAAATTTCTTGGAAGCAAGGGGCTTTTAAAAGAACTTTTTGCTGAATTCAAAAACGTTCCTAACGAACAAAAGAAAGAATTTGGACAAGTAATTAATTTACTTAAAACTTCTGCCGAGGATAAAGTAAAAACCATTCAGGAAGCTTTAGAAAGTAAAGATGAAGTTAAAGGTTTTTATGGAGATTTAACGCGTTCTGCTGAGCCTATAACTATTGGTTCTCGTCACCCTATTTCATTGGTAAAAAACCAAATTATTGACATCTTTTCAAACATTGGTTTCAACGTTTCTGAAGGTCCGGAAATCGAAGATGACTGGCATAATTTCACTGCATTAAACTTACCGGAATACCATCCGGCGCGTGACATGCAAGACACGTTTTTCATTCAAACGAATCCTGATATTTTGTTGCGTACGCACACATCATCAGTGCAAGTGCGTTACATGGAAAACAACAAACCGCCTATTCGTACCATTTCTCCAGGAAGAGTTTTTCGTAATGAAGCCGTTTCGTCCCGTTCTCATTGTATTTTTCACCAAGTGGAAGGATTATATATTGATAAAGACGTTTCATTTGCCGACTTGAAACAAACGCTTTTATATTTCACCAAAGAGATGTTCGGAAAATCAAAAATCCGTTTACGTCCGTCTTATTTTCCATTTACGGAGCCAAGTGCTGAGGTTGATATTTATTGGGGTCTTAAAACAGAAACCGATTATAGAATCACCAAAGGAACTGGTTGGTTAGAAATCATGGGTTGCGGAATGGTAGATCCTAACGTTTTGAAAAACTGTGGCATCAATCCTGACGAATACAACGGTTTTGCATTTGGAATGGGAATCGAAAGAATCGCCATGTTATTGTACCAAATCGGTGATATCCGTATGTTCTACGAAAATGACATTCGTTTCTTGGAGCAATTCAAATCCTCAATTTAG
- a CDS encoding NAD(P)H-dependent glycerol-3-phosphate dehydrogenase, with product MAENKKFAVIGGGSWATAIAKMLCVNLTEISWYMRNEAAIEHIKAYKHNPNYLSSVEFDINKLKLTSDINEAVAYADYIIFAIPSAFLNGELEKLTVSLQDKIIFSAIKGIVPETSLIVGEHFHVKYDIPYYNIGVITGPCHAEEVAMERLSYLTIACGDPDKAKVVAKNLSGNYIKTKITDDIIGTEYAAMLKNIYAIAAGMAHGLGYGDNFQSVLMSNGIREMKKFIKKVHKMKRNINDSAYLGDLLVTGYSIFSRNRMFGNMIGKGYTVKSAMMEMSMVAEGYYAAKSAYKLNQAYGAKTPIIDAVYSILYEGQEAKAVFKKLTDKLD from the coding sequence ATGGCTGAAAATAAAAAATTCGCAGTAATAGGTGGTGGAAGTTGGGCGACAGCGATAGCGAAAATGTTATGTGTAAATCTTACTGAAATATCTTGGTATATGCGTAATGAAGCTGCTATAGAACACATTAAAGCATACAAACACAATCCAAATTATTTGAGTTCGGTTGAATTCGACATCAATAAACTGAAACTGACGAGTGATATCAATGAAGCTGTGGCGTATGCAGATTACATTATTTTTGCTATTCCATCGGCTTTCTTAAATGGCGAATTAGAAAAATTGACCGTATCATTACAAGATAAAATTATTTTCTCGGCTATTAAAGGAATTGTTCCTGAAACAAGCTTAATTGTAGGAGAGCATTTCCATGTAAAATATGACATTCCGTATTACAACATTGGTGTAATTACAGGTCCTTGTCACGCTGAAGAAGTTGCTATGGAACGTCTTTCTTATCTTACGATTGCGTGTGGCGACCCTGATAAGGCAAAAGTTGTCGCAAAAAATCTATCTGGAAATTACATCAAAACTAAAATTACGGATGATATTATAGGAACGGAATATGCTGCTATGTTGAAGAACATTTACGCTATTGCAGCTGGAATGGCGCACGGTTTAGGCTATGGCGATAATTTCCAGTCGGTATTGATGAGTAATGGCATACGCGAGATGAAAAAATTCATCAAGAAAGTCCATAAAATGAAACGTAACATCAATGATTCCGCATACTTAGGCGATTTATTAGTTACTGGTTATTCTATATTCTCCAGAAACAGAATGTTTGGAAATATGATTGGTAAAGGTTACACCGTGAAATCAGCAATGATGGAAATGAGTATGGTTGCCGAAGGATATTATGCCGCAAAAAGCGCTTATAAACTCAATCAGGCATATGGTGCCAAAACGCCAATTATAGATGCTGTGTATAGTATTTTATACGAAGGGCAGGAAGCGAAAGCTGTTTTCAAAAAACTAACTGATAAACTGGATTAA
- a CDS encoding iron-containing alcohol dehydrogenase, protein MLNFELYNPTNLVFGKGQIEKLSTLVPQGAKILLAYGGGSIFKNGIHEQVTNNLKGFEIVEFGGIEPNPHFETLMKAVAIIKEQKIDFILAVGGGSVIDGVKFISAAVNFDGNPMDILQKRLLIKDLSKVIPFGTVLTLPATGSEMNSGAVVTIESTQEKLAFGGSALFPKFSICDPTVIESLPKRQLQNGVVDAYTHVLEQYLTYPHEGYLQDRIAESILQTLIQVGPEVVENPKDYALASNFMWSCTMALNGLIQKGVPSDWATHMIGHELTAMYGIDHARTLAVVGPNLYRVMFETKKEKLAQYGKRIFNLTGTEDEIANEAINKTVAFFHTMGMDTKLSDYTKDFDKTADFIVKRFEERGWLGLGEKQNITLEKVKEIVEMSY, encoded by the coding sequence ATGTTAAATTTCGAATTATACAATCCTACCAATTTAGTTTTTGGAAAGGGACAAATAGAAAAACTATCCACATTAGTGCCACAAGGAGCAAAAATCCTTTTGGCCTATGGTGGTGGAAGTATTTTCAAAAATGGAATTCATGAGCAGGTTACTAACAATCTAAAAGGTTTTGAAATCGTAGAATTTGGAGGAATTGAACCAAATCCACATTTTGAAACATTAATGAAAGCGGTAGCAATTATCAAAGAACAAAAAATAGATTTTATCCTTGCCGTTGGTGGAGGTTCTGTAATTGATGGCGTAAAATTCATTTCGGCCGCTGTGAACTTTGACGGAAATCCAATGGATATTCTTCAAAAGAGATTATTGATTAAAGATTTGTCTAAAGTGATTCCTTTTGGAACTGTATTGACTTTACCGGCAACTGGAAGCGAGATGAATTCAGGAGCTGTAGTAACCATCGAATCTACTCAGGAAAAATTAGCTTTTGGCGGTTCTGCTTTGTTTCCAAAATTTTCTATATGTGATCCAACGGTAATTGAATCTTTACCAAAAAGGCAATTACAAAACGGAGTTGTAGATGCCTACACTCATGTTTTGGAACAATATTTAACATATCCGCACGAAGGATATCTTCAAGATAGAATTGCAGAAAGCATTCTGCAAACTTTAATCCAAGTGGGTCCAGAAGTAGTGGAGAATCCTAAAGATTATGCTCTAGCTTCTAACTTTATGTGGAGTTGCACAATGGCCTTGAATGGATTAATCCAAAAAGGAGTTCCTTCGGATTGGGCAACACACATGATTGGGCACGAATTAACGGCTATGTACGGAATCGATCACGCCAGAACATTAGCAGTTGTCGGTCCAAATTTATACCGAGTGATGTTCGAAACCAAAAAAGAAAAATTGGCACAATACGGAAAACGTATTTTCAATTTGACTGGAACTGAAGATGAAATTGCAAACGAAGCCATCAACAAAACCGTTGCATTTTTCCACACCATGGGAATGGACACTAAATTATCAGATTATACCAAAGATTTTGACAAAACTGCTGATTTCATTGTAAAACGTTTTGAAGAAAGAGGTTGGTTAGGATTAGGTGAAAAACAAAATATCACTTTAGAAAAGGTAAAGGAAATTGTTGAAATGAGTTATTAA
- a CDS encoding type 1 glutamine amidotransferase domain-containing protein codes for MKKIALFAVIALTVSCISATAQNKKSMKKVLFVVTSHDKLGNTGEKTGFWTEEFAAPYYELLDKGVQIDVATPLGGQPPIDPKSEDPSAATEDTKRFDADTELLAKLKNTHKLADVKESDYDAVFYPGGHGPLWDLATDANSSALIEAFYTNNKPVAFVCHSPAVLKNVKVNGEFLVKGKKVTGFSNTEEEAVGLTKVVPFLLEDALQANGAIYSKIGDWQPYAVEDGLLITGQNPASSKLVAEKLLNQLNSKK; via the coding sequence ATGAAGAAAATAGCATTATTTGCCGTTATAGCATTAACCGTAAGTTGCATTTCTGCAACTGCACAAAATAAAAAAAGTATGAAAAAGGTATTATTTGTTGTTACCAGTCACGATAAATTAGGTAACACAGGAGAAAAAACAGGATTTTGGACAGAAGAATTCGCTGCCCCTTATTACGAATTATTAGATAAAGGAGTACAAATTGATGTTGCAACTCCATTGGGCGGACAACCACCAATTGACCCAAAAAGTGAAGATCCATCAGCAGCAACTGAAGATACTAAAAGATTTGATGCCGATACAGAATTATTGGCAAAGCTTAAAAACACACATAAATTAGCCGATGTAAAAGAGTCTGATTATGATGCGGTTTTCTATCCAGGTGGCCACGGTCCATTATGGGATTTAGCGACAGATGCAAATTCAAGCGCTTTGATTGAAGCTTTTTATACTAATAATAAACCAGTTGCTTTTGTTTGTCATTCCCCAGCGGTATTAAAAAACGTAAAAGTAAATGGAGAATTTTTAGTAAAAGGTAAAAAAGTAACTGGATTCTCTAATACTGAAGAAGAGGCGGTTGGATTAACTAAAGTTGTTCCATTTTTATTAGAAGATGCGTTGCAAGCTAATGGCGCGATCTATTCTAAAATTGGAGATTGGCAACCGTACGCCGTAGAAGATGGTTTATTGATAACAGGTCAAAACCCAGCTTCGTCTAAATTAGTTGCTGAAAAATTATTAAACCAATTGAATTCAAAAAAATAA
- a CDS encoding LysR family transcriptional regulator — MVNLEWYRTFKSVYKNGNFSLAAKELFISQPAVSQQISMLEAHVGYKLFNRKSKGVEPTEYAKLLNNLIIEALDRLENVENGFRAKAFNANRLISIGISKHLMSSLGSALVSKFDFIDFSFHENDVLFELVDSKKLDFAVVTKQYDTFDTIQKKLGEIKQIIVGSTNIDATELKSNIKIKDFSAIEQWLNDQKWFSHNAQIPHIKLFWLHVFNKKRPSMIPNYIIPSEYEMLEIISKNSGIAVVWDCNAKSLMQENKIQLLWNSKQMPSTEVFLLSSKNDNLSIVFENIQLELKRVLA, encoded by the coding sequence ATGGTTAATCTAGAATGGTATCGAACGTTTAAATCCGTTTACAAAAACGGTAATTTTTCTTTGGCCGCCAAAGAATTATTTATCAGTCAACCTGCTGTTAGTCAGCAAATATCCATGTTGGAAGCCCATGTAGGATATAAACTTTTCAATCGAAAGTCTAAAGGTGTCGAACCAACGGAATACGCTAAGTTACTCAATAATTTAATCATTGAAGCATTGGACCGATTGGAAAATGTGGAGAATGGTTTTCGTGCCAAAGCATTCAATGCCAATAGATTAATTTCTATTGGAATCTCAAAGCATTTGATGAGTAGTTTGGGTAGTGCTTTGGTTTCTAAATTTGATTTTATTGATTTTAGCTTTCATGAAAATGATGTCCTTTTTGAATTGGTCGATTCTAAAAAGCTCGATTTTGCAGTTGTTACCAAACAATATGACACTTTTGACACAATCCAGAAGAAGCTTGGCGAAATAAAACAAATTATAGTGGGTTCCACGAATATTGATGCTACAGAATTAAAATCAAACATCAAAATAAAGGATTTCTCTGCTATCGAACAGTGGTTAAACGATCAAAAGTGGTTCAGTCACAATGCTCAAATTCCGCATATTAAACTATTCTGGCTGCATGTTTTTAATAAAAAAAGACCTTCGATGATTCCAAATTACATTATTCCGTCCGAGTATGAAATGCTGGAAATAATTTCGAAAAACTCAGGTATTGCTGTTGTTTGGGATTGTAATGCTAAAAGTTTAATGCAAGAAAATAAAATTCAATTGTTGTGGAACAGCAAGCAAATGCCAAGCACAGAAGTTTTTTTATTATCAAGTAAAAATGATAATCTGAGCATTGTTTTTGAGAATATTCAATTGGAATTGAAACGAGTGTTGGCGTAA
- the nadD gene encoding nicotinate (nicotinamide) nucleotide adenylyltransferase — protein MKIGLYFGTFNPIHVGHLIIANHMAEHADLDQIWMVVTPHNPLKKKSTLLDDYHRLQMVHLATEDFPKIKPSDIEFKLSQPNYTVNTLVHLQEKYPKYEFSLIMGEDNLRSLHKWKNYEVILENHDIYVYPRISSETENLDLKNHQKIHMIDAPVVEISSTFIRENIKNGKNVQPLLPAKVWEYIDHNNFYKK, from the coding sequence ATGAAAATCGGACTCTATTTCGGAACGTTCAACCCAATTCACGTTGGGCATCTCATCATTGCCAATCATATGGCGGAGCATGCGGATTTAGACCAAATCTGGATGGTGGTTACGCCGCACAATCCTTTGAAGAAAAAAAGCACTTTACTTGATGATTACCATCGGTTGCAAATGGTGCATCTTGCCACGGAAGATTTTCCAAAAATCAAACCTTCAGATATTGAGTTTAAATTATCACAACCTAATTATACCGTGAATACTTTAGTTCACTTACAGGAAAAATACCCCAAGTACGAGTTCTCCTTAATCATGGGCGAAGACAATTTAAGATCTTTGCACAAATGGAAAAACTACGAAGTGATTCTCGAAAACCATGATATTTATGTGTATCCCCGCATTTCATCGGAAACTGAAAATTTAGATCTGAAAAATCACCAAAAAATTCACATGATAGATGCTCCGGTTGTCGAAATATCATCGACTTTTATTCGGGAAAACATTAAAAACGGGAAAAATGTGCAGCCGTTATTGCCAGCTAAAGTTTGGGAATATATTGATCATAATAATTTTTATAAAAAATAA
- the gmk gene encoding guanylate kinase, whose protein sequence is MSTGGKLIVFSAPSGSGKTTIVRHLLSKEDLNLEFSISAASRSPRGEEVNGKDYYFMSTEEFKKHIKNEDFLEWEEVYRDNFYGTLKSEVERIWAKGKNVIFDIDVAGGLRIKHKFPNETLAVFVKPPSVDELKRRLKERSTESDDKINMRIAKASVELATAPQFDVIIKNYDLPIALEEAYQLVKSFVKE, encoded by the coding sequence ATGAGCACAGGAGGAAAATTAATAGTGTTTTCAGCACCTTCGGGATCTGGAAAGACGACCATCGTTAGACATTTATTATCAAAAGAAGATCTGAATCTGGAGTTTTCTATATCAGCAGCTTCACGTTCTCCAAGAGGCGAAGAAGTAAACGGAAAAGATTATTATTTCATGTCTACCGAAGAATTTAAAAAACACATCAAGAACGAAGATTTCCTTGAATGGGAAGAAGTATATCGTGATAACTTTTACGGAACCTTAAAAAGCGAAGTAGAACGCATTTGGGCCAAAGGAAAAAATGTGATTTTTGACATTGATGTTGCTGGTGGATTGCGAATTAAGCATAAATTCCCAAATGAAACCTTGGCCGTTTTTGTGAAACCTCCAAGCGTAGATGAACTCAAAAGAAGATTAAAGGAACGCTCTACCGAAAGCGACGACAAAATCAATATGCGCATCGCTAAAGCTTCTGTTGAGCTGGCTACAGCACCGCAATTTGATGTGATTATAAAAAATTACGATTTGCCTATAGCTCTTGAAGAAGCGTATCAGTTAGTAAAAAGCTTTGTGAAAGAATAA
- a CDS encoding YicC/YloC family endoribonuclease — protein sequence MIQSMTGFGKATLQLPTKKITVEVKSLNSKGLDLNVRMPSLYREMELGLRNQIALKLERGKVDFSIFIESTAEQTSTKVNVPIVKAYINQLREVYADADETELMKMAVRMPDTMKIERDEIDENDWVQIQTVIEEALQNILNFRRDEGMSLEKEFQLRIGNIRQYMTEALALDPERVQAIKDRLQTAIAELKVNVDENRFEQELIYYLEKLDITEEKVRLTNHLDYFLETINGTEANGRKLGFITQEMGREINTMGSKSNHAQMQKLVVQMKDELEKIKEQVLNVL from the coding sequence ATGATACAATCAATGACGGGTTTTGGGAAAGCAACTTTGCAATTACCAACCAAAAAAATCACGGTAGAAGTAAAATCTTTAAACAGTAAAGGTTTGGATTTGAATGTGAGAATGCCTTCGCTATACCGAGAAATGGAATTGGGTTTACGCAACCAAATTGCACTGAAACTGGAAAGAGGAAAAGTAGATTTTTCTATTTTTATCGAAAGTACCGCGGAACAAACTTCTACGAAAGTAAACGTGCCGATTGTAAAAGCTTACATCAACCAATTAAGAGAAGTGTATGCTGATGCAGATGAAACCGAGCTAATGAAAATGGCGGTTCGCATGCCAGATACCATGAAAATAGAACGTGATGAAATCGATGAAAACGACTGGGTACAAATCCAAACCGTTATCGAAGAAGCGTTGCAAAACATCTTGAATTTCAGAAGAGATGAAGGAATGTCACTTGAAAAAGAATTTCAATTGCGAATTGGTAATATTCGTCAGTATATGACGGAAGCTTTGGCGCTTGATCCAGAACGCGTTCAAGCGATAAAAGATCGTTTGCAAACTGCAATTGCTGAACTTAAAGTAAATGTAGATGAAAATCGTTTCGAGCAGGAATTGATTTATTATTTAGAAAAATTAGACATCACCGAAGAAAAAGTACGTTTGACGAATCACTTGGATTATTTCTTGGAAACCATCAACGGAACCGAAGCCAACGGAAGAAAATTAGGTTTTATTACCCAAGAAATGGGACGTGAAATCAATACGATGGGTTCTAAATCCAATCACGCACAAATGCAAAAATTAGTCGTTCAGATGAAAGACGAATTGGAAAAAATCAAGGAACAGGTTTTGAATGTTTTATAA